The genomic region CCACCTGTGGTGTCTTTGCTGATCGGATCTCATCATTTTCTGCTTTTTGGTGTGCTCGCCGCGTCCGGCGCAGTGGGTGGATTGCTCACCTTATTCGCAGTCAAGCCGGATCACGGCGACCAGCCTACTTCAGGAAGCGAGCCAAAAAAGGATGAAACACATATGGATATGATCGAGACGAATAGAGGGTATGGTCCAATAGGTCGCAAAAAAAGTCCATTCTAAATAGATGGTTGCTGATAAGCCACTTTCATTCCAGTACTGCCTTAAGGTTAAACAACCGAATCTGTTCCGTTAAAAAAACGCGTTTACGCCTAAGAAAGCAGATGAGTTTGCTTTCTCGGTGTAAACGCGTTTCTCGTTTCTATGAGCAGAATGACTTTAACCAATCATTCGTGTTTGCTCTTATTCGACTGGCTAGTTTCGGTATTGCCGGCTCCAGATTCTGAATTCTTGGATTGATCTTGATCTGATTCTGATTCCGTTGCAGGGATATGAGTATGAGCGAGCAGAGCATGAGGTTCAATGGAGAAGCTGCCGCTTCGTTTTCCCTGAACCAGATATATAAGCAAGAACAAAATCATGAACATCACGGAATAACGGTACATATCGGTATAACTGGTCATGGACGCAATGGCACCAAGTAGAAGTGCACCAGTCGCAATACCCAGATCCAGCGAGTTCAAAAACATGCCGTTAGCCATCCCCCGTTGTGAAGGAGAGACCACCTGAATCATCCAGGTTTGGAGAGAGGACTGCATGGAACCATAACCAATCCCGTAGATAAAGGCAGCAATGAACAGGGTAGACATGGAGGTTGCATATGAGAGCAGAATGAGCCCGATAGCAATAAATATGGCCCCTGGAATGAGCAACGCTTTGGGACCTTTGTTGTCATAGATCCGTCCTGCAAATGGTCTAACCAGTAACACGGCGAGTGCATTGAACAAAAAGAACAGTGCAGGATTGGCCAGATTGGCTTCCTTGCCATACAAGACGATGAATCCGACAAGCCCACCATACGTGATGGATAACAGGCAATTCAGCACACTGGGCAGAATCAACTTGCGGTTGAAAGGCGTCTTCTGATTCGATTGCGATCCTGAAGCGCTAGTTGTAGCCTGTGGAATAATATTCGTACTGTTATCGGTTCTGTTGGCTTTTTTGCGTGTCAGCGAATAACTCAGTGGATAGATGACAACGAGGACACCCGCAGTACATAACATCAGGGTTACGAATCCTGCACCTTGGAGCAGAGTGACCCCTATAATTGGACCCATAGACATAGCCAGGCTAGTTGATAGCCCGAAGTAACCCATGCCTTCACCCATTCGTTTAACGGGCACAATGTCCGAGGCCATCGTTGGAAAAGCGGTGCTACTCATACCAAACCCGATACCGAACAACATTCTCAGTAATAAGAGCACGGCTATACCTGCAGCAAAATAATAGCCGAGTGTTGCCAGCAGGGCTATGGAAAGTCCTATATAGATCATAGCGTTACGAAGGCCCTTCTCCAATGCTTTCGCGGAATAGAGACGGGCTGCAATGGCACTTAGGGCAAACAGACAGGTGAAGAGACTGACCTCAAACGCATTTGCGTGAAATCGTTCCTGAACGTAGGACGGAAGTGGAGAGACGATCATGTGCAACTGCAAGAACAGCAAGAAGTTGCACAGCATTAGCAGAATAAAATCGGTGGTCCATAGCCTAACTTGTGTAGATTTTTCTTTCATGATGATGTATTCCCCCTGAGTTGTGATTCATTACAAGTTGCGGTTAATGAGGGAAAGAGTATGTTTAAATGCTTCCATCTGGTCTTCGGATATACCTTCAGCAAGTTCTTTATTCATTTCTCTTTCAATAGGAACGAGGATATCGATTAACGCTTTGCCTTCCTTGGTGAGGTATAACAGATAGGCTCTGCGATCCTGTTCGCTGGTCCGGCGTTCTACCCAGCCTTTCTTTTCAAGCAGATCAATAATCCGGGCCGTGGTGGGTTGGTCTTTGAAGACACGTGCAGCGAGCTCCTTCTGATTTACACCTTCACCTCGGTCAACATTAAAAAGGACAGAAAATTGTTCTGTCGTAATATCATAAGGTTTGAACCGCGTAGCAAGTAAAGCTACAGCTTTACGATGCGTGAAACCCAGCATGAATCCAACAGATTGTTCCAGTGTGTAGTCCATGTGATTGGGAGACCTCGCTTTCCATAATAAAAATGTTCCAAACAATTAGTTGTTATAACAACTATATG from Paenibacillus sp. FSL R5-0341 harbors:
- a CDS encoding MFS transporter, whose translation is MKEKSTQVRLWTTDFILLMLCNFLLFLQLHMIVSPLPSYVQERFHANAFEVSLFTCLFALSAIAARLYSAKALEKGLRNAMIYIGLSIALLATLGYYFAAGIAVLLLLRMLFGIGFGMSSTAFPTMASDIVPVKRMGEGMGYFGLSTSLAMSMGPIIGVTLLQGAGFVTLMLCTAGVLVVIYPLSYSLTRKKANRTDNSTNIIPQATTSASGSQSNQKTPFNRKLILPSVLNCLLSITYGGLVGFIVLYGKEANLANPALFFLFNALAVLLVRPFAGRIYDNKGPKALLIPGAIFIAIGLILLSYATSMSTLFIAAFIYGIGYGSMQSSLQTWMIQVVSPSQRGMANGMFLNSLDLGIATGALLLGAIASMTSYTDMYRYSVMFMILFLLIYLVQGKRSGSFSIEPHALLAHTHIPATESESDQDQSKNSESGAGNTETSQSNKSKHE
- a CDS encoding MarR family transcriptional regulator translates to MDYTLEQSVGFMLGFTHRKAVALLATRFKPYDITTEQFSVLFNVDRGEGVNQKELAARVFKDQPTTARIIDLLEKKGWVERRTSEQDRRAYLLYLTKEGKALIDILVPIEREMNKELAEGISEDQMEAFKHTLSLINRNL